One Penaeus chinensis breed Huanghai No. 1 chromosome 12, ASM1920278v2, whole genome shotgun sequence DNA segment encodes these proteins:
- the LOC125031190 gene encoding uncharacterized protein LOC125031190 → MAGRRRSPRVQQGGSAWTGSIQQELIEKLWVAILTFDSSSSSSAEAASQPEAKCEETESDDSSESDEDDEDIDLSDGDGGYALVNRCDLFSVAARQMQESKEKAELDSKNDNGEQNLNKKTQAEATMSTSLQVDEKIDRPLPRPISLSLRNVSSKPSKIPQLSPLSPTISLTAGGGATASGSSDVFSPKGHSQTAMASSKKFTSKIPLSPSLRRKMLQPRERLASDPTPKRLTVKAQTNDIAASSRRSLTPDPKPFKQRPRAIITHKAVDMAGTTDGRENGCKISRTGTDWSKNKNSKADGYKIDSLNISRNSFKGKTESNKNSKKTREGGSTSNAQKPVQEAKSRLPDIPKRTAVGNSSKFAQENKTEERLKRTLGSGNAPGTFQVHGTAKITSANKEEHSKDRDLSRMKNAKESSSPLCKRNIKEKNKSVQPGDNTKGKYVNKPSTQLRCREQRLSPKPSERRLPTKLCRDDNDTPVKRHPEMNAEQPRQTFNRNEKQQRTYSKNTPGSQTRQRNRQQCTSSEQKNNSRRTEDPPEKETGSLCPASDGNSEGECMKPSCLESCLKEAILGVLQGLPEGWILVPDHTAELFSSLTSVVDSFPRPLHAHIRVVEAIMDAHARRPCSKGEIPALNNAHLLLYIALKLCCVRGQLQKQENEENGQVPPDRSLTENETQSQIVDGKLTRIGDSTVADVEWIQEHKSLVVKILKEILECEGSFDRLMMCLLLGSRAPGRGSGWYCEGESEKEKVLDLRFVLDHARFLPGCRVSEVVSAPLWSCGSTPVVVAALAESPRLVLTLLQYGAGGSTLNYYLYSKCYTDGVYLSIAYLVRKLEGQFREVYAAPELLQPATEEDLEDQQQEACEGNFIPKDDLLALAGNSPTATCLRYLLRAVPQVPPKFLRDHVSGCLCDAPSLLPRSCCLDPPTLAHLARVACRRDLRSRDLLPHAVHLLDIPPTLRDAINLLRG, encoded by the exons ATGGCCGGACGTCGACGATCGCCCAGGGTGCAGCAGGGAGGAAGTGCGTGGACAGGAAGCATTCAGCAGGAACTCATAGAAAAACTATGGGTTGCAATCTTGACTTTcgattcctcttcttcctcatctgctGAGGCAGCTTCCCAGCCGGAAGCTAAGTGTGAGGAGACGGAAAGTGATGATAGTAGTGAGAGTGACGAGGATGACGAGGATATTGATCTTAGTGACGGCGATGGTGGGTATGCTCTGGTCAACCGTTGCGACCTCTTTTCTGTGGCTGCACGTCAGATGCAAGAAAGTAAGGAGAAGGCGGAGTTAGATTCGAAGAATGATAACGGAGAACAGAAtctcaacaaaaaaacacaagcggAAGCCACAATGTCGACTTCACTACAAGTGGACGAGAAAATCGATCGCCCTCTTCCCCGTCCTATTTCGCTCAGTCTTAGAAATGTTTCTTCCAAACCGAGTAAAATTCCTCAGTTGTCCCCGTTATCACCTACCATTTCATTAACAGCAGGTGGAGGAGCGACGGCGTCTGGGTCAAGCGATGTTTTTAGTCCAAAAGGTCATTCGCAAACAGCAATGGCTTCGAGCAAAAAATTCACATCTAAAATCCCACTTAGTCCTTCCTTAAGAAGAAAAATGTTACAACCGCGGGAGAGGCTGGCTTCTGACCCAACGCCAAAGAGACTGACCGTTAAAGCTCAAACCAATGACATCGCTGCGAGTTCCCGACGGTCACTAACCCCAGATCCGAAACCTTTCAAGCAACGACCGCGTGCCATAATTACGCATAAGGCAGTAGATATGGCAGGAACTACAGATGGGAGAGAAAATGGTTGTAAGATTTCTCGAACAGGCACTGACTGGAgtaaaaacaagaacagcaaagCAGACGGTTATAAAATAGATTCTTTGAATATTTCACGAAACAGTTTTAAGGGGAAAACAGAATCCAATAAGAACAGTAAAAAGACACGTGAAGGAGGAAGTACCTCGAATGCACAGAAGCCTGTTCAAGAAGCAAAGTCTAGGCTACCAGATATTCCGAAGAGGACTGCCGTGGGCAATTCCTCAAAATTTgcgcaagaaaataaaacagaagagagacTCAAACGTACTTTAGGAAGTGGCAATGCCCCGGGTACTTTTCAGGTGCATGGTACAGCGAAGATTACAAGTGCAAATAAGGAAGAACACTCAAAAGACAGAGATTTATCTCGTATGAAGAACGCAAAAGAAAGCTCAAGTCCTCTATGCAAAAGAAatatcaaagagaaaaataagagtgtCCAACCTGGAGATAATACGAAaggaaaatatgtaaacaaacctTCAACGCAACTTAGATGCAGAGAGCAGCGTCTTTCACCTAAACCAAGTGAGAGACGACTGCCAACGAAACTTTGCAGGGACGATAATGACACTCCTGTTAAAAGACATCCGGAAATGAATGCTGAGCAACCGAGGCAAACCTttaacagaaatgaaaaacaacaacgaacTTATTCTAAGAATACCCCTGGATCACAGACCAGACAACGAAACCGACAGCAATGCACTTCCAGCGAACAAAAAAACAATTCGAGGAGAACGGAGGATCCaccagagaaggagacagggtcCTTGTGTCCCGCCAGTGATGGAAATTCCGAGGGAGAATGTATGAAGCCGTCCTGTTTGGAGAGCTGCCTGAAGGAGGCGATCCTGGGAGTTCTACAAGGTCTACCTGAAGGCTGGATTCTG GTCCCCGACCACACGGCAGAACTGTTCTCGTCCCTAACCTCGGTCGTGGACTCCTTCCCACGCCCACTTCACGCCCATATCCGAGTCGTAGAGGCCATAATGGATGCCCACGCCCGCCGCCCATGCAGCAAG GGAGAAATTCCAGCGCTTAACAACGCGCATCTCCTGTTATACATTGCCCTGAAGCTGTGCTGCGTGCGCGGACAGCTacagaaacaagaaaacgaagaaaatgggCAAGTTCCGCCAGATCGCTCTTTGACAGAAAACGAAACTCAGTCTCAAATAGTAGATGGGAAACTTACACGAATTGGTGATTCAACCGTGGCGGATGTAGAATGGATTCAGGAACATAAATCTTTGGTGGTCAAGATTTTAAAAGAAATTTTAGAGTGTGAAGGATCCTTCGACAGGCTTATG ATGTGTCTCCTGCTCGGCTCACGTGCACCGGGAAGAGGCTCCGGCTGGTACTGTGAAGGCGAGTCGGAGAAAGAAAAGGTGCTCGATCTCCGTTTCGTCCTGGATCACGCAAGGTTTCTGCCAGGGTGCAG AGTGAGCGAGGTCGTGAGTGCGCCCTTGTGGTCATGCGGGTCAACGCCGGTGGTGGTGGCGGCCCTGGCAGAGAGTCCCAGACTGGTGCTAACGCTGCTGCAGTATGGGGCAGGGGGAAGCACGCTCAACTACTACCTCTATTCTAAGTGTTATAC AGACGGAGTATACCTCTCCATAGCTTATCTAGTCCGGAAGTTAGAGGGCCAGTTCAGGGAAGTTTATGCAGCGCCTGAGCTCCTCCAACCTGCTACCGAAGAGGACCTTGAGGATCAGCAACAAGAAGCGTGCGAGGGCAACTTCATTCCAAAGGACGACTTGCTGGCCCTTGCTGGGAACTCTCCAACTGCAACTTGCCTGAG GTACCTCCTCCGGGCTGTCCCTCAAGTCCCGCCCAAGTTCCTTCGCGACCACGTCAGCGGGTGCCTCTGTGACGCCCCCTCGCTGCTTCCCCGCTCCTGCTGCTTAGACCCGCCCACCCTCGCCCATCTCGCCCGCGTTGCCTGCAGGAGAGACCTCAGATCACGTGACCTCCTTCCTCACGCCGTCCATCTCTTAGACATTCCTCCGACCTTGAGAGATGCCATTAATCTGCTCAGAGGGTGA